The window ATATTTACATTCTGTATCATAACATATTTTTTTAAAATTAAAAGATGTTCTCTCAAAAATTCTTAATTCTGCCTTTTTTTCTCATCAGACTTCGCTTCTTCAATCCATTTAGGCATCATTTGACGTAATGACTCAAAGCCTAATTTTGCTGCTTTATCTGGACGGTTTTTTCTTTTTTTATAATGATACTGAATCACTGATTTTTGCTCTAATGAACGCATGGATAAACTTATTTTTTTGGTATACTCATCAATATCAATTACCATTACTTTAATTTCTTCACCAACTTGCAAGACTTCGTTCAAATTTTTTACAAATCCATGCTTACATTCAGAGATGTGAACAAGACCTTGTGTGTCTTTATCTAATGAAACAAAAGCACCGTAGGGTTGAATTCCGGTTACCTTGCCTTTTACAGTCATACCAATTTTATAGTTCATTTTTTCACCTCAGCTTTCCTAATCCATTCATTAACTATTCTCTCCACCATTATACCATCACTTTTTTACAAATGGTTATTTTTTATTTCTAACTTTAAATATTAATAATAAAATGAACTCCCAACTTTATTCGTTATTTTTTTGTGAAAAGCCTTTCTTTAAAGTATAATAAAAATAGATTGGCAATTTAATGAAAAGGATGTGGCGCTATGCAAGCAAATTTTGATAAGATCATTAATCGTAAAGGAACTAATTCAGTCAAATGGGACACTTTAAAGAACAATGTTAGTTCCAAGGATATTTTACCTATGTGGATTGCTGATATGGATTTTGAAACGCCAAAACCAATTCTTTCTGCTATTAAAAAAAATCTAGATGATTGCCCTGTTTTGGGTTACAGCAATCCAAGTGATTCTTTATTAGAAGCAATTATTGATTGGCAAGCAACTCATCATCAGCTAAATCTAACGAAAGATGAAATTTTATTTTCACCTGGTGTCGTTCCTAGTCTTGCCTTAATAATTACTGCATTAACCAATGCTGACGATGCCGTACTGATTCATGATCCGGTTTATGGACCATTTACAAATATGATTACCTTAAATCAACGTAAATTAATTCGCTCGGATTTAAGTATTCATGATAAGCAGTTTAAAATGGACTTTA is drawn from Carnobacterium gallinarum DSM 4847 and contains these coding sequences:
- a CDS encoding CvfD/Ygs/GSP13 family RNA-binding post-transcriptional regulator; amino-acid sequence: MNYKIGMTVKGKVTGIQPYGAFVSLDKDTQGLVHISECKHGFVKNLNEVLQVGEEIKVMVIDIDEYTKKISLSMRSLEQKSVIQYHYKKRKNRPDKAAKLGFESLRQMMPKWIEEAKSDEKKRQN